In the Chloroflexota bacterium genome, CATCCGCTGTGTCGAAGCCTTCTGTCCCCCAGACAGTCTGCCAGATTTCCTTGCCCTGTCGGTCCAGTTTCAGGACGCCGATATCGTAGCCGGTCTTTTCACTGGTGGTCCAGCCGGAGACATAGATATAGTCGCCATCCACCACCAGTCCGTCCACTTCTTCGTAGCCGAAGCCCTGCCCCCAGGTGAACTCCCACAGTAGGCTGCCCGTGTTTGCGTCGAGAGCCAGGACAGCCATATCCGCCTCTGTAAGCCCGGCAGCGGTGTGGGTCAGCCCGCCGACGTACACGAACGGCTCTGCCACATCCACGATGAACGCTTTTTCCTGAAACCTATCGCCCCATTCGGTATGCCACAATTCTTCGCCCTCTGGCGTGAACTTGTAGATGGACATATCAGTGAACCATTGGTCTGGTTTCTGTTCGTATGCGGCGAGGTAGATGTTGCCTGAGGAGTCCACATCCACACCCCAGGCCTGGTCGGCTTTGGGACCGCCACGCAGGAGGTACCAAAGATGGGCGGGGTGGACGGTCGGGGTGGGGGAGGACGTAGGTGGGAGAGGGGTGGATGTCGGGGTCCGCCGACAAGCGAGCGCTGTTAGTATCAGCACCGCGAGCGCAAGAAGCATTCTTCTCATCAGATGCCTGTCCTTTTCCCCAATTGGGCGTCTCAAAGCGGTTCGAGTTCCGCCTCGCGGAGTTCGACCACTCTCCCCGTCAGTGAGGAGTAAACAACGTAACCATTGTAGGGATGTCCTGGTTGGGCTGGTATCGCCCTCAGGATCTGCACTTCGTCGCCGTAGTTGAAAAACGTCGTGCCATCGATGATGACTCGCAACGTCCTGCACGTTTCTCCTTCTTTGTACACGAGCATGGCTGCCTCCTTTTGTGCTTCTTCCTTGCTTCCGGATGGCTTTTGCCTGCGTTTCAGAACGGCAACGGAAGTATGTTAGCCCATGGAAAACTCTTGCTCCGGTCAAGCAGGTGCAGGTTCTCACGCCACAGCGAGATGACCTTTTCCATGATTTGCCACGGCTGCACTTTCAGTATTCGCTTACCACACCACTCGGATAACTCTACCGCAGGAAAATCTTCTCGCATCGCCCAGTAAGGCAGTGTCTGTTGTCCGTATTCTTGCTGTTTGGGCATTCCTCCGTGCAAGAGGCCATTTCGAATGACGTCCCAGAAATTCTGAGCAGTCTCTTTGTCTACACCGAAGTCGGTCGCAAACTGACTGATAATCGCGCTTGTGTCAGCATTGTGACCTGATTTCTCAATTACCGCTACCGCATACCGCTCGTATAGGAAACAGCACGTCGCAAGTGCGACAAAGCCCCCAGCCCCGTTAGGTATTTCTCGCAGTCTCTCCAGGGGTTGTACGTACCATTTCTCAAATAGATCCTCTGGTCTATCCATAACTTCCTCCTACGAACTACATCTCTTCTTTCTCCTCCGCCGCGAGATCATCCCCGAGCCAACACTCGCACCGCCGTGAGCGCATAGATCGCCGCGCAATTGTAGATATCAGCGAGCCGGACGAACTCATCCGGCCCGTGTGAGACCGACAAGAGCCCTGGCCCATAGGCGAAAGCCGGGATGCCCCGCTGGGCGTAGAAGCGAATCTCGAGGAGTCCAGGACACATTTCGAATGAGGGCGACCGCCCCGTGATTGCCTCCACGCTCTCCGCCAGCGCCTGTGCCACCGGGTCATCCTTGGAACAGCCCGCGGACGTCCCCTCCTGGAGGATCTCCACGTCCAGATCCATCCCCTCCCCTCTTAGTCCCTCAAAGAGCGCGAATAGCCTGCGTTTCTCTGTCTCCAGGTCCTCCTCGGGATTGATCCGGCGGTCCACCGTGAACGAGCACTCGGCCGGGACGAGGTTGAAGTTCGTGCCGCCCTCGCATCGTCCACCCACCAGCAGGATAGAGCGTCGGGCCGCTTCCGGCTCGATGGCGAAGCCTGTGCTTCTGGACTCCACCTCGGCCTTGAGTTCCAGCAGTGCATTCGCCACGGCGAGCATCCGCTCGAATGCATTGACGCCCTGATAATGTAAGCCAACGTGAGCGGGTTTGCCCTTCACCGTTACACGCAAGGAAAGAGCACCGCGATTCGCGTTCCAAATCACGCCGCTGGTGGGTTCCGACATGAGCATGCCGATGCCGTCCACCCCGAGCAAACCTGCATCGGCGAGGTAGCGCGATCCGAAGGCGCCGCCCGTCTCCTCATCGGGGACGATGGTCAGGCCAACTCTGCCTTGCAGGGCGATGCCACAGTCCTTTAGGGCTTTGACGGCATAGATCATGGCCGCGAGACCGCCCTTCATGTCCGACGAACCGCGCCCGAAAAGTTCCCCGCCCTTTACATAAGGATGGAACTGCGCCTCGCTCGATGCGGGCACAACGTCGTAGTGACCGTGGAAGTAGAGCGTCCTTTCGCCTTTGCCGTAGGAACTCAGGAGGCAATAGCGGGGGTGAAGTGGTGGGCCATCGGGGACCTCCAGGATGGTGGGGTCTAATCCGATTTCCTGCAACTTGCTGGCGATCCGCTCGACGCACGCCGAGTATGATTTGCCAGGCGGGTTCTCGGTGGGGATGGCCACCAGTGCTTTGGTGAAATCTACGATTTCATCGCGGTACGATGCGATGGCGTCGAGGATCAGGTTTTGCATTGTCTCTGGTGTTGTGGTCATGTGGGATTGCGCCTAGCTCCTTTCCACTCCCAGTCTCTGAAGAAATCTACGTTTCGTACCATTGTGGAATCAAGAACATCGTGGTGTCGCTTGATCTGGTCTAGCACGTTACACAGGTCGCGTTCAACGATTGCCAATTTGCAGTATGGTAAAGCAGACAAGTGACCCAAATCGCCGAAGTCGGATAGTTTGTCAGGTTCACGGCGTCCGAGGTAATACTTATAGAAGATGACTAGGGCAAAAAGCCTGATAGATAGAAACACCTCAGTGTGTAGATCCTGGCTCTTGTCCTTGAAGGATGCTAGGAAACTACGGTGTGTGTTGGCCAACCATTGGATCACGATGAAATCGGCGAACTGGCCAGACTGCCGCGCTGTGTACTTGCCTGATTTGGAAAGAGGGAAGTTGCCCTTCAAACTGTCGTGCCTGGCGCGCATCTGCTTGGCGTGTGCCAATTGCTGGCGGCGAGCCTCAGCCAGTTTCTCCGATGTAAACCAGCCGAGCAGGGTCTCATGACCGTCGCGCTGAAGTAAGAGCTGGTTGAGGGGATAAAGCAGTAAGGAATCTTGTCGGCGCTGTGGATGAGATTCCACCTCCTCATCGAGGATAGCATCCCATGTCTTGACAGCAGCCGATGGTAGTAGGATCAGCAGATCTGTCAGTGTCGCATGGAGGTCTGTAGCATCTGCGAGTTCCGCTAGGTTGGCACTACTTAGCGCAAGGCACAAATCGTTTGTCAGCAAAAAGTCCAGCAAACGATTCCACAGGTGAGTATTCTGGGCAAGGTGGCTGTAGATGTTTGTATCCAGATATACGAAACGCGAGAAAGAAATGTTGCTCATCATGAATCATTTGTTTACATACAGGACAGTGGCACATAACGAGAAAGCTCAGTGGCGCTGTTGTAGCACGGGGGAGGTGAGTCAGCTGCACGCAGGTTAGCCTGTGTCAGGATTATACTCCTGCCTGTATTTTCCCATCGCAGTTGCTAACAGACTCCTGAACTGTAGTATGCGATCACGCAATTCCTCAAGGATGCTCAGGTCGCTTAGCGTGTAGTTCATGGGTATTACCAGGGCCCAAGGTGGCATATCGGACATCTGAGTGACATAATTTACAAGCTTGTCTGTAAAGCCTTTCATATGGACCCAGTCTTGGGAGAGTTTACCCCATAAAGCAACAAAATCATTCGCTCTCCCTAATTCCTCCCCTAATTCTTTCATAATTTTGGAAGTGCTCAGCTCCGCTTGATGGATCTCCTGCTCTAATAGCTCCAATCTCTCCTGAAAGAACGGCACTTCTGGGTGTTGTGAGTCTGCAAGATAACACTTCACTAGCGATTCAAGTATCAACCTAAGTTCCATGAAACAGGCAGGAACATTGCCCGCCAGCAAGTCGAAGTAAACAGCGTAGCTCAAAGGCATGAGGACGTGATGGGTAAAGAATGCCATTGCACGCTCGACATAATCCTTTTCCCTCTCTGGTCTCTTCACAGCACAGGCTACTTCGTCTATAGCGTCATTGATGAGTTCTATGACTTCCTCACAAGTTCCCTTCGCATTCTCGGAAAGGAACCTCTCATTCTCTGCCATCACCTCAGCGATATGGGCAACATACTCAGCTGCTGCTGAACCACCATTGACCTCTTCCGTCATCTATCAGCCCTCTACCTTAGTTTGTTCGGAATCCGCCCGCGTAAAATAAGAGCCATAACCCGTCAACGACCCGCGGAACCCGCGAGGCACATACCCTACGAGCCATCTCTTGCTTCTTGCCTCCTGCATCTTGCCTCCTGCATCCTGCCCCTTGCCTCCTGCCCCTACTCCCGGGCCCGCAACTGCGGGAAGGCGATCACCTCGCGGATGGAGGTCTGGTCGGTGAAGATCATCACCATCCGCTCGATGCCGAAGCCCAGTCCGCCGGTGGGCGGCATGCCGTGCTCCAGCGCCAGCAGGAAATCCTCGTCCATCGGATGCGCCTCTTCGTCGCCCAGGTCGCGGTCGCGGGCCTGGGCTGCGAAGCGCTCCCGCTGGTCCAGCGGATCGTTCAGTTCGCTGTAGGCGTTGCCCAATTCCAGCCCGCCAATGAAGAACTCGAAGCGCTCCACTACCTTATCGGATCCCGGCTTCGTTTTGGCCAGGGGGGAGATCTCCAGCGGGTACTCGGTGACGATGGTAGGGGCGATGAGGCGGGGTACCACGTGCTCGCCGAAGAGTTCGTCCACCAGTTTCCCGTAACTGGGTTGGGGTTCCAGGGCCAGATTTCGCTCGCGCACCTGGGCCTGGAGCGCCGCCAGATCGTTTGCCGCCTCGATGTCTATGCCGGTGGCGTCGAGGATGGCCTGGCGCATGGTGATGCGCTGCCAGGGTGGAGTCAGGTCAATGACGTGGCCCTGATAGGTGATCTGGGTCGAGCCCAGCACCTCGCGGGCCGCGGTGGCCCACATATCCTCTACCAGCGCCATCATATCGTGGTAGTCGGCATAGGCCACATAGACCTCCAGTTGGGTGAACTCGGGGTTGTGGCGGGTGGAGATGCCCTCGTTGCGGAAGTCCTTGCCGATCTCATACACCTTGTCCAGGCCGCCGATAATCAGGCGCTTGAGATAAAGTTCGTCGGCGATGCGCAGGTAGAAGTTGGCCTTCAGTTCATTATGGTAAGTGATGAAGGGGCGTGCTGCCGCGCCGCCGTAGATGGGCTGGAGGATGGGCGTCTCGACCTCGATGAAGCCGCGCTCATCCAGGTAGCGCCGCAGGGCAGCCACGATGCGGGTGCGGGTGAGGAGGATGCGCCGCGCCTCTTCGTTGGCCAGGAGGTCCAGGTAGCGCTGGCGGTAGCGGATCTCCACGTCGCGGATGCCGTGCCACTTCTCCGGCATCGGGCGCAGCGCCTTGGCCAGCATCTGGAAGGAGCGCACGTGGACTGTGACCTCGCCGGTGTGAGTGCGGAAGAGGGTGCCTGTCGCGCCGACGAAATCGCCCAGGTCGAAGTAGCGCTTGAAGAATTCGTACTCTTTCTCGCCCAGCGTGTCCAGCCGGAAATAAAGTTGCAGGCGTCCATCGCCATCCTGGATGTGGGCAAAGGCGGATTTGCCCATAATGCGGATGCCCACCAGCCGCCCGGCCACTGTAACCTCACTGCCCTCGCCGTCCTGATCGAAGGCGGCCAGCGCTTGGGCGGTGGAATGGGTGCGTCGGAAGCGGGGCGGGTAGGGATCCACGCCCATCTCGCGCAGGGCACGCAGTTTGGCCAGGCGGCTCTCGTGCTCGTCGGTGATCCCGGTCATGTATTCACTCCACGTTGAGAAGACGGAAGACTAATCTCCCATCTGGGGTCTGGACGTACACCAGGTCGCCTTTCTTATGACCCATCAGGGCCCGGCCCAATGGGGACTCATTGGAGATGCGCCCGTTGGCGGGGTCAGATTCCGCTGCGCCAACGATGTGGAAGGTCTCGGGAGGATTGCGGCCCTCGCGCACGGTTACCTTGCTGCCCAGGGTGACGACACCGGGGGAAGTCGGCTCCTCGATGATGACGGCGTTCTTGAGCAGCGCCTCCAGGGTCATGATGCGCCCTTCGACGAAGGCCTGTTCATCTTTGGCGGCATCGTAGGCGACGTTCTCCATGATATCGCCGCCCTCCTTGGCCTGGCGGATGTTCTCGGCCACTTGGGGGCGGCGCACCGTGCGCAGGTACTCCAATTCCTCTTGGAGTTTGCGCTTCCCCTCGGGGGTGAGGAAGACTGGCTTTTCAGCCATGGAACTGCCACACTCCTTGTAGATTTTTGCTGTATGGAGCACGCGAAGCCGCGCGGGGCATAGCAAAAAAGCGCCCAACGGCGCGGCGTATTACCATCAATATTATAGTCCAAAATCGAGAAAAATGCAAAAACCGTGCTAAGCCTGAATCATTTGCCCGCAATTGTTCAGTGGCAGTTGTCATTGTTCAGTGGCAGTTGTACTGCCGCTGAGCGCGCTCGTTGCCAACTTGTCCTACGTTGACATCATCCCGCGCCCGTGCTATAATCCCGCCAGAAAGGAAGGGAATAGAAGTGGCAAATATCCGGAGGCTGGTTTTGGACGTGCTCAAGCCCCACGATCCTTCCATCGTGGACCTGGCAGCCAAATTAGGCGATCTGCCGGGTGTGGAGGCGGTGAACATCAGCATCTACGAAATAGACCGCAAGGTCGAGAACGCCAAGATCACCCTCGAAGGGTCCAACGTCGTTTACACCGAGGTCATCAAGATCATCAACGAGAACGGTGGCACAGTGCACTCCATTGATGAGGCCGTCGCTGGCCGGCTGATCATTGACGACGCTGCCACCCTCCAAGACTGATCACGCTGCCGACGCATAATACGCCTCGACCGAAGAATTTCCGCCGATGCTTTTCCTGCACGAAGGACTGGAAAGACTGCGCGAAGACATGGAGGTCGCCGAAGTCGGTGAGATCGCCCGGCGGCTTTTCGCTATGAACGCCTTCGATGGCGTGCTCACCATGGTCGGCGTGCTGGTGGGCAGTTTCACCGCCCACGTGCGCCATCCCCGCGTGGTGCTCATCACCGGGCTGGCCACCAGCGCCTCGATGGGCATCTCCGGCCTCTGGGGGGCCTACCTGACCGAATCCGCTGAGCGCAAGCGCAGCCTGGACGAACTGGAAGAATACACTCTCACCGACCTGACGGCAACGCGCATCGGCCAGGCCCAGCGCCTGGCGGTGATCATCGTCGCCCTGGTGGACGGGCTGGCCCCGCTCCTGGCGGCGCTATTCGTGCTCTCGCCGTTTTTCGCGGCGGCGCTGCTGGGTGAGATCACCCGGATGTACTATCTCTCTGCGGGAATGGCCATGCTGGCCCTCTTTGGGCTGGGCATGCTCTTGGGCTCCATCTCCAGGGAGAGCCTGGTCGTCTCCGGGCTGAAGATGGTGGGGGCCGGGCTGGTGGCGGTGATGGTGGGACTTCTTTTGGGGCCGGCGGCGGAATAAAGGCAAACGCGTAGCGACGGCTACATAGGCGAAGCCTCGCCGTCGAATAAAATCGCCCGTGTGCGACGGCTACAGGTAGAAAGTCCCTCTGGGACTTTGTGGGTGTAGCCCGGAAATTTATTTCTGGGCGACCTGAGGGACGAAATTTCACCCATGGAGTTGTGATAGATGGAGACATTGAAAGGGATCGCTGCTTCCAAGG is a window encoding:
- a CDS encoding PQQ-like beta-propeller repeat protein, which encodes MRRMLLALAVLILTALACRRTPTSTPLPPTSSPTPTVHPAHLWYLLRGGPKADQAWGVDVDSSGNIYLAAYEQKPDQWFTDMSIYKFTPEGEELWHTEWGDRFQEKAFIVDVAEPFVYVGGLTHTAAGLTEADMAVLALDANTGSLLWEFTWGQGFGYEEVDGLVVDGDYIYVSGWTTSEKTGYDIGVLKLDRQGKEIWQTVWGTEGFDTADGQMVVTEDSIHVSGRVNGTNMFLGGQAVVARFSKETGAYLQHVTWGQSALADGLGMTSDGVSLYVVGINMKLGSGNQIFLLKYDRELHLLWDRLWGDESGEHTGRAAAMDPSGNVLLAVNSRQTSTSPTDIFLLKFSPEGQLLWESRWGGADEDVVHGLVVDGDFAYLAGLIKFSEAKQSDALLIRADSRTGQFPPL
- a CDS encoding M20 family metallopeptidase encodes the protein MTTTPETMQNLILDAIASYRDEIVDFTKALVAIPTENPPGKSYSACVERIASKLQEIGLDPTILEVPDGPPLHPRYCLLSSYGKGERTLYFHGHYDVVPASSEAQFHPYVKGGELFGRGSSDMKGGLAAMIYAVKALKDCGIALQGRVGLTIVPDEETGGAFGSRYLADAGLLGVDGIGMLMSEPTSGVIWNANRGALSLRVTVKGKPAHVGLHYQGVNAFERMLAVANALLELKAEVESRSTGFAIEPEAARRSILLVGGRCEGGTNFNLVPAECSFTVDRRINPEEDLETEKRRLFALFEGLRGEGMDLDVEILQEGTSAGCSKDDPVAQALAESVEAITGRSPSFEMCPGLLEIRFYAQRGIPAFAYGPGLLSVSHGPDEFVRLADIYNCAAIYALTAVRVLARG
- the lysS gene encoding lysine--tRNA ligase gives rise to the protein MTGITDEHESRLAKLRALREMGVDPYPPRFRRTHSTAQALAAFDQDGEGSEVTVAGRLVGIRIMGKSAFAHIQDGDGRLQLYFRLDTLGEKEYEFFKRYFDLGDFVGATGTLFRTHTGEVTVHVRSFQMLAKALRPMPEKWHGIRDVEIRYRQRYLDLLANEEARRILLTRTRIVAALRRYLDERGFIEVETPILQPIYGGAAARPFITYHNELKANFYLRIADELYLKRLIIGGLDKVYEIGKDFRNEGISTRHNPEFTQLEVYVAYADYHDMMALVEDMWATAAREVLGSTQITYQGHVIDLTPPWQRITMRQAILDATGIDIEAANDLAALQAQVRERNLALEPQPSYGKLVDELFGEHVVPRLIAPTIVTEYPLEISPLAKTKPGSDKVVERFEFFIGGLELGNAYSELNDPLDQRERFAAQARDRDLGDEEAHPMDEDFLLALEHGMPPTGGLGFGIERMVMIFTDQTSIREVIAFPQLRARE
- the greA gene encoding transcription elongation factor GreA, translated to MAEKPVFLTPEGKRKLQEELEYLRTVRRPQVAENIRQAKEGGDIMENVAYDAAKDEQAFVEGRIMTLEALLKNAVIIEEPTSPGVVTLGSKVTVREGRNPPETFHIVGAAESDPANGRISNESPLGRALMGHKKGDLVYVQTPDGRLVFRLLNVE
- a CDS encoding DUF211 domain-containing protein, which codes for MANIRRLVLDVLKPHDPSIVDLAAKLGDLPGVEAVNISIYEIDRKVENAKITLEGSNVVYTEVIKIINENGGTVHSIDEAVAGRLIIDDAATLQD